One Gloeocapsopsis sp. IPPAS B-1203 DNA window includes the following coding sequences:
- the alaS gene encoding alanine--tRNA ligase — translation MFSPQYLSGNDIRQKFLDFYAQRGHTVLPSASLVPEDPTVLLTIAGMLPFKPIFLGQRSPEFKRATTSQKCIRTNDIENVGRTKRHHTFFEMLGNFSFGDYFKEQAIAWGWEISTEVFGLPAERLVVSVFEDDDEAYAIWRDKIGVRETHIKRMGEDDNFWASGPTGPCGPCSEIYYDFHPERGDDIDLEDDTRFIEFYNLVFMQYNRDADGNLTPLQNKNIDTGLGLERMAQILQQVPNNYETDLIFPIIKTAAEIAGINYAKSDEKTQVSLKVIGDHIRAVVHMISDEIHASNVGRGYVLRRLIRRIVRHGRLIGIEGEFTTQVAESAIALAESAYPEVRQQEDAIQAELQREESRFLKTLARGEDLLAEIIEKVKKEGKTQIDGRDAFTLYDTYGFPLELTQEIAAEQDLTVDEAGYNQAMEEQQTRSQEAHETIDLTVQGSLDKLAEEIKVTEFVGYTQFSSQGVVEAILLNGETVESAEAGTDVQVVLDTTPFYAESGGQIGDRGYISSEDALVEVTDVQRESDFYIHIGRIVRGTLRAGDKVNAQIDSGCRRRVQAHHTATHLLQAALKKIVDDSISQAGSLVAFDRLRFDFNCPRALTPEEVQKVEEQVNSWITWAVQADVAIMSLAEAKAKGATAMFGEKYGEQVRVLDFPGVSMELCGGTHVSNTAEIGVFKIISESGVASGVRRIEAVAGAAVLDYLNVRDKVVRELGDRFKAKPEELGDRITGLQNELKNTQKQLENLKAELAIAKSDTLLSSAEAVGESKILVAQLEGVDAEALKTAAERLLQKLGNGAVILGSVPEAGKVSLVAAFSKQVNNQGLQAGKFIGAIAKICGGGGGGRPNLAQAGGRDPSKLPEALENAREQLRSSLSSI, via the coding sequence ATGTTTTCTCCCCAGTATCTCAGCGGTAACGACATTCGGCAAAAATTCCTCGATTTTTATGCACAACGAGGACATACCGTTTTGCCTAGTGCTTCTCTAGTACCTGAAGATCCTACTGTGCTGCTGACGATCGCGGGAATGCTACCATTTAAACCGATATTTCTCGGACAGCGATCGCCTGAATTTAAAAGAGCAACAACGTCTCAGAAGTGTATTCGTACCAATGATATCGAAAATGTTGGGCGGACTAAACGGCATCACACATTTTTTGAGATGCTGGGGAATTTTAGCTTTGGCGATTATTTTAAAGAACAAGCGATCGCCTGGGGTTGGGAAATCTCTACGGAAGTCTTTGGCTTACCTGCTGAACGTCTCGTTGTCAGTGTGTTTGAAGATGACGACGAGGCTTATGCGATTTGGCGCGATAAAATTGGCGTTCGGGAAACTCACATCAAACGCATGGGAGAGGATGATAACTTCTGGGCGTCAGGTCCTACAGGTCCGTGTGGTCCATGTTCAGAAATATACTATGATTTTCATCCAGAACGCGGGGATGACATTGATTTAGAAGATGACACGCGGTTTATCGAGTTTTACAACTTGGTGTTCATGCAGTACAACCGCGATGCTGATGGTAACTTAACACCACTCCAAAACAAAAATATTGATACAGGATTGGGTTTGGAACGCATGGCGCAGATTTTGCAACAGGTTCCAAATAACTATGAAACTGACTTGATCTTCCCGATTATTAAAACCGCAGCAGAAATTGCTGGAATTAACTACGCCAAGAGTGATGAAAAAACACAAGTATCTCTCAAAGTAATTGGAGATCACATTCGTGCAGTTGTCCACATGATCTCTGATGAAATTCATGCTTCTAATGTAGGACGCGGTTATGTCTTACGACGCTTGATTCGGCGAATTGTGCGTCACGGAAGATTAATTGGTATTGAAGGGGAATTTACAACACAAGTTGCAGAAAGTGCGATCGCGCTTGCTGAATCGGCTTACCCCGAAGTGCGTCAACAAGAAGATGCAATTCAAGCAGAACTACAACGAGAAGAATCGCGCTTCTTGAAAACTTTGGCGCGGGGTGAAGATTTACTAGCAGAAATCATCGAAAAAGTCAAGAAGGAAGGGAAAACTCAAATCGATGGGCGCGATGCGTTTACTTTATATGATACCTACGGCTTTCCACTCGAACTGACGCAAGAAATTGCAGCAGAACAAGATCTCACAGTGGATGAAGCTGGATACAACCAAGCGATGGAAGAACAACAAACGCGATCGCAAGAAGCCCACGAAACAATTGATTTAACGGTTCAAGGTTCGCTGGATAAACTAGCAGAAGAGATCAAGGTTACGGAGTTTGTTGGTTATACGCAGTTTTCTAGCCAAGGAGTTGTAGAAGCGATTTTACTCAATGGTGAAACTGTAGAGTCAGCTGAAGCTGGAACAGATGTCCAAGTCGTTCTTGATACAACACCATTTTATGCTGAATCAGGCGGACAAATTGGCGATCGCGGGTATATCAGTAGCGAGGATGCATTAGTAGAAGTGACAGACGTACAGCGCGAATCTGACTTTTATATCCATATTGGGCGGATTGTGCGGGGAACGTTACGTGCGGGAGATAAAGTCAACGCCCAAATTGATAGTGGATGTCGCCGTCGCGTACAAGCACATCATACAGCAACGCATTTATTGCAAGCAGCTTTAAAGAAAATTGTTGATGATTCGATTTCACAAGCAGGTTCTTTAGTAGCCTTTGATCGCCTGCGATTCGATTTTAACTGTCCGCGAGCGCTGACACCAGAGGAAGTACAAAAAGTTGAAGAACAAGTAAATTCGTGGATTACATGGGCGGTTCAAGCCGATGTTGCGATTATGTCATTAGCCGAAGCCAAAGCAAAAGGTGCGACCGCTATGTTTGGGGAAAAATACGGCGAACAAGTGCGTGTTTTAGATTTCCCTGGTGTATCGATGGAGTTATGTGGGGGAACACACGTCAGCAATACTGCAGAAATTGGCGTTTTTAAAATTATTTCTGAATCAGGCGTTGCTTCTGGAGTACGACGCATCGAAGCTGTAGCAGGTGCAGCAGTGTTGGATTACTTAAATGTCCGTGATAAAGTTGTGCGGGAACTAGGCGATCGCTTTAAAGCAAAACCCGAAGAACTCGGCGATCGCATCACTGGATTACAGAATGAACTGAAAAACACCCAAAAGCAACTTGAAAACCTCAAAGCAGAACTCGCGATCGCTAAATCTGATACGCTGTTATCGTCAGCCGAAGCGGTAGGCGAATCCAAAATCTTGGTTGCACAATTAGAAGGAGTCGATGCTGAAGCACTCAAAACCGCAGCCGAACGTTTATTGCAAAAACTCGGTAATGGTGCAGTTATTTTAGGTTCAGTTCCCGAAGCTGGAAAAGTCAGTTTAGTCGCTGCATTTAGTAAGCAAGTGAATAATCAAGGCTTACAAGCAGGGAAGTTTATCGGGGCGATCGCCAAAATCTGTGGTGGTGGTGGTGGTGGGCGTCCAAACCTCGCTCAAGCTGGTGGGCGCGATCCGAGTAAACTTCCTGAAGCATTAGAAAACGCCCGCGAACAACTGCGATCGTCTTTGAGTTCAATATAA
- a CDS encoding glutamine synthetase family protein: MPQSNTSRELISSLETDGVRFVRILWCDNANIIRGKAVHIGMLSHYIEHGVGISAGQQGVPVMYDAVMPDSGLSPVGEIRLVPDWSNLILLPYANGHAQVMGDMIYNRQPWALCPRNFLKRMIDIAASEGIEIQAAFENEFYLLQQTDNLVPVDETLFAAAVAMDINREVIDDIAEALIAQKIPVEQYYPESGFGQQEISIRYGSALIAADRQIVFRNTVRAIAFKHRLKASFLPKIFPDAAGSGCHLHLSLWRDGKNLVPSEGIEGLSSVARAFIAGILHHLPALMAITTPSPNSYRRLRPHYWSGAFRCWGIDNREAAIRVPSDPEDQYPTQFEFKTVDATSNPYLALGAVIAAGIDGIRHNLTLGESINVDPGLLSPTELQKRGIDRLPKNLAEAIAHLKQNTTLLSALNPHLAQAFLAVRQAEWEAMQNFDLAAEVKLLLERY, from the coding sequence ATGCCTCAAAGCAATACAAGTCGCGAATTGATCTCATCACTGGAAACTGACGGTGTTCGGTTTGTGCGGATTTTGTGGTGTGACAATGCTAATATCATTCGTGGCAAGGCTGTACACATAGGAATGCTATCACATTACATCGAACACGGTGTCGGTATTTCAGCAGGGCAGCAAGGTGTACCCGTGATGTACGATGCAGTCATGCCAGATAGTGGGTTAAGTCCTGTTGGGGAAATTCGCTTAGTTCCCGATTGGTCTAACTTAATACTTTTACCCTATGCAAATGGTCATGCTCAAGTCATGGGAGACATGATCTACAATAGACAACCTTGGGCATTGTGTCCTCGAAATTTTCTCAAGCGCATGATTGATATAGCTGCTAGTGAGGGAATAGAAATTCAAGCAGCGTTTGAAAATGAATTTTATCTCCTCCAGCAAACCGATAATCTTGTTCCGGTAGATGAAACACTGTTTGCTGCTGCTGTGGCGATGGATATTAACCGCGAGGTAATTGATGACATTGCGGAAGCATTAATTGCCCAAAAAATTCCTGTCGAACAGTATTATCCTGAATCAGGTTTTGGACAACAAGAAATTTCTATACGCTACGGTTCAGCATTGATTGCTGCTGATCGACAAATCGTCTTTAGAAATACAGTGCGGGCGATCGCCTTCAAACACCGTCTTAAAGCATCGTTCTTACCTAAAATCTTTCCTGATGCTGCGGGTAGTGGTTGTCATCTCCACTTAAGCTTATGGCGTGACGGCAAAAATTTAGTTCCATCAGAAGGTATAGAAGGACTATCTTCTGTCGCCAGGGCATTCATTGCCGGAATCTTACATCATCTTCCCGCACTGATGGCAATAACAACTCCTAGCCCTAATTCTTATCGTCGCTTGCGTCCTCATTATTGGAGTGGTGCTTTTCGTTGTTGGGGAATTGATAATCGCGAAGCTGCAATTAGAGTCCCCAGCGATCCAGAAGATCAGTATCCCACTCAGTTTGAATTTAAAACTGTAGATGCTACCTCTAATCCTTACTTGGCTTTAGGTGCTGTCATTGCTGCTGGAATTGATGGAATCCGCCACAATTTGACGCTTGGAGAATCAATCAATGTCGATCCAGGACTCTTATCACCAACAGAATTACAAAAACGTGGTATTGACCGATTACCAAAAAATTTAGCAGAAGCGATCGCTCACCTCAAACAAAATACTACTCTTCTAAGTGCCTTAAATCCACACCTAGCTCAAGCCTTCTTAGCAGTGCGACAAGCTGAATGGGAAGCGATGCAGAATTTCGATTTAGCAGCAGAAGTCAAACTCTTGTTAGAGCGATACTAG
- a CDS encoding pentapeptide repeat-containing protein has product MSANEQYYRVLGLEPGATLEEINQAYKDLAFIWHPDRIPKDNPRLQQKANEFLKEINTARDRLRAYLQQKPKATPPNASPSPSYRPPRPQSSETRYWGADFKRANLKERDLSGRDFRNANFTGANLSDAFMHKVNLSGAILFQANLFRANLLQANLSHANLREANLVGADLSGADLSGADLRGARVGVGDRIFVKLTGARLTGAIMPDGTVHQ; this is encoded by the coding sequence ATGAGTGCCAACGAGCAATACTACAGAGTTCTAGGACTAGAACCAGGAGCAACACTCGAAGAAATTAACCAAGCTTATAAAGATTTGGCATTTATTTGGCATCCGGATCGGATTCCTAAAGATAATCCGCGACTGCAACAAAAAGCAAACGAGTTCCTCAAAGAAATCAATACAGCACGCGATCGCCTGCGAGCCTATTTACAACAAAAACCCAAAGCAACTCCACCAAACGCCTCACCATCACCGTCATATCGCCCTCCTCGCCCACAATCAAGTGAGACTCGATATTGGGGTGCAGATTTTAAACGAGCCAACTTGAAAGAAAGAGATCTCTCAGGGCGAGATTTTCGCAACGCTAATTTTACAGGTGCGAATCTGAGCGATGCATTTATGCATAAAGTTAATCTCAGTGGCGCAATTTTGTTTCAAGCAAACTTGTTTCGTGCCAATCTTTTGCAAGCTAACCTGAGTCATGCTAACCTCCGAGAAGCCAATTTAGTCGGTGCAGATTTAAGTGGTGCAGATTTAAGTGGTGCAGATTTGCGCGGGGCGCGTGTTGGAGTTGGCGATCGCATTTTTGTCAAACTCACAGGTGCTCGTCTCACAGGTGCAATTATGCCTGATGGTACAGTTCATCAGTAG
- the radC gene encoding DNA repair protein RadC produces MTYCLRIADIPTTERPRERLLAHGANNLATAELIAILLGTGQGQGKLSAVGLGQYILQELSKNQRDPLAVLREITPQELMQIHGIKSAKAATIVAAVELGKRAFQSRPLERTVIDSPAAAAATLSQDLMWQAQERFAVLLLDVKNRLIGTQVITIGTATETLASPREIFREVIRQGATRVIVAHNHPSGNVEPSPQDIELTRQLLAGAQFLDVPLLDHLILGDGNHQSLREITTLWDEYPQE; encoded by the coding sequence ATGACCTATTGTTTGAGAATTGCAGATATACCAACAACTGAAAGACCACGCGAGCGATTGTTAGCTCATGGTGCTAACAATTTAGCAACAGCAGAACTAATTGCCATTTTACTAGGTACAGGTCAAGGACAGGGAAAGCTTTCAGCAGTAGGTTTAGGGCAATATATCTTACAAGAACTAAGTAAAAATCAACGCGATCCGCTGGCTGTTCTCAGGGAAATAACTCCTCAAGAACTTATGCAAATTCACGGAATTAAGTCAGCTAAAGCTGCAACAATTGTAGCTGCGGTTGAACTGGGTAAACGAGCGTTTCAATCTCGTCCTCTAGAACGCACTGTCATTGATAGTCCAGCTGCTGCAGCAGCGACTTTAAGTCAAGATTTAATGTGGCAAGCACAAGAACGTTTTGCTGTGTTGCTTCTAGATGTTAAAAACCGACTCATTGGTACTCAGGTGATTACAATCGGTACAGCAACCGAAACCTTAGCCTCTCCCAGAGAAATTTTTCGAGAAGTCATTCGTCAGGGTGCAACAAGAGTGATTGTTGCTCATAATCATCCTTCAGGAAATGTAGAACCGAGTCCTCAAGACATTGAATTGACAAGACAACTATTAGCTGGAGCGCAGTTTTTAGACGTTCCTTTGTTAGATCATCTCATTTTAGGTGACGGTAATCATCAAAGTCTCCGCGAAATTACAACTTTATGGGATGAGTATCCACAGGAATAA
- a CDS encoding type II toxin-antitoxin system HicB family antitoxin, with protein sequence MTPHYSILIQWSDEDQVYIASLPEFSPYVRTHGNTYQDALESAEELLETMCLHYQDQGKALPQPALAG encoded by the coding sequence ATGACACCACACTATAGTATCCTTATTCAGTGGAGTGACGAAGACCAAGTATATATCGCTTCGTTACCTGAGTTTAGTCCATACGTTCGTACTCATGGCAATACTTATCAAGATGCCTTAGAAAGTGCGGAGGAACTTTTAGAAACAATGTGCTTGCATTATCAAGACCAAGGTAAAGCACTACCACAACCAGCACTTGCAGGATAA
- a CDS encoding alpha/beta fold hydrolase — MSAIGDCWQQRIGSQRDWVWRGWQTRYTYIRPKKQLPETKPLLLLHGFGTSIGHWRQNLNVLGESHTVYAIDMLGFGASEKAAANYQITLWVEQVYDFWRTFIRHPVVLVGNSIGSLVSLAAAASHPEMVQGIVMLSLPDPSLEEEVIPAALRPVVQTIKSLVASPLILKTAFRLINRPSIVRRWASIAYANPTAVTDELVDILIGPAQDRGSAQAFYATIKAISSANGISVKKLLPSVEVPMLLIWGEQDRMVPPKLAQKFIAYNPQVQLLQLKNAGHCPHDECPEEVNLAILNWINSFLQTASDSKNSFASIT, encoded by the coding sequence ATGAGTGCGATCGGTGATTGTTGGCAACAAAGAATTGGCAGTCAAAGAGACTGGGTTTGGCGGGGATGGCAAACTCGATATACCTATATTCGACCAAAAAAGCAACTCCCCGAAACAAAACCACTTCTTTTACTTCATGGTTTTGGCACTTCAATTGGGCACTGGAGGCAAAATCTTAACGTACTTGGGGAATCGCATACTGTTTATGCAATTGACATGCTAGGTTTTGGCGCTTCTGAGAAAGCTGCAGCAAATTATCAGATTACGCTTTGGGTTGAGCAGGTTTACGACTTTTGGCGAACGTTTATTCGCCATCCGGTTGTTCTAGTCGGTAATTCAATTGGTTCACTCGTGTCGCTGGCTGCTGCTGCAAGTCATCCAGAGATGGTACAAGGAATTGTGATGTTAAGTTTACCCGATCCATCTTTGGAAGAAGAAGTGATTCCTGCTGCTTTAAGACCGGTTGTGCAAACAATCAAATCGCTGGTTGCTTCACCACTAATCCTAAAAACTGCATTTCGCTTAATCAACAGACCATCAATCGTCCGGCGATGGGCATCAATTGCCTATGCTAACCCTACTGCAGTCACTGATGAATTGGTAGATATACTAATAGGTCCAGCACAAGACCGAGGTTCGGCGCAAGCATTTTATGCAACTATTAAAGCAATATCAAGTGCTAACGGCATTAGCGTCAAAAAATTACTACCTTCTGTTGAAGTACCAATGTTACTAATATGGGGAGAACAAGACCGGATGGTTCCCCCAAAATTAGCACAAAAGTTCATAGCATACAATCCGCAGGTGCAGCTTTTACAGCTAAAGAATGCAGGACACTGCCCGCACGACGAATGCCCTGAGGAAGTCAACCTAGCAATCTTAAATTGGATAAATAGTTTTTTACAGACAGCAAGCGACTCAAAGAATTCTTTTGCTTCTATTACATAA
- a CDS encoding ABC transporter ATP-binding protein has translation MQSLNRVLGSLKSYWLIATGALVSLLLLTAANAITPQLFRWGIDDGIARFDYQVIFKVAGAMVLVAIGRGLFNFGQTFLAEKVSQGVAYDLRNRIFRKIQNLSFSYHDQAQTSQLLTRITSDVEQIRTFVGTSLIQVVGAIVTLVTIATILILMNWQLALITLGLVPIAALILAQFLRKNQKLFGQVQERLGDLNAILQENIFGVRVVKAFVREPVEMTRYTQLNNELIKVSMRTIAAIRNAFPWIFLLSNLITVVVVGVGGIQVIGGTFSIGELVAFNSYLLFILQPILLIGFAAPAIAQAAASAERVYEVVDAEIEIRDRPGAVPFEKCGGRITFENVHFRYPGATTEALKGISFETKPQELIAILGMTGSGKSTIMNLIPRFYDVTAGAVRIDGRDVRDFSLESLRSHIGIVFQETTLFSGTLRDNIAYAAPDAPLEKVINVAKTAQIHDFIASLPDGYDTIVGERGVGLSGGQKQRIAIARTLLTNYRILILDDSTSAVDAKTAADIQDALDDLMRGKTCTSFVIAQRISTIRNADRILLMDKGHLVAQGTHEELMRNSNLYGSILESQMKQPTAA, from the coding sequence ATGCAATCTCTTAACCGCGTTCTAGGAAGTCTCAAATCTTACTGGCTGATTGCTACTGGAGCATTAGTTAGCTTGTTACTACTAACAGCTGCGAATGCGATTACTCCACAATTATTCCGCTGGGGTATTGATGACGGTATTGCCCGCTTTGACTATCAAGTGATTTTTAAAGTTGCTGGCGCAATGGTTTTAGTGGCGATCGGTCGAGGTTTGTTTAATTTTGGACAGACTTTTTTGGCAGAAAAGGTGTCTCAAGGCGTCGCCTACGACTTACGCAACAGAATTTTTAGAAAGATTCAAAATCTCAGTTTTAGTTATCACGATCAAGCACAAACTTCGCAGTTATTAACGCGCATCACGAGTGATGTTGAACAAATTCGCACGTTTGTCGGGACAAGCTTAATTCAGGTCGTTGGTGCTATTGTAACTTTAGTGACCATCGCAACAATTCTCATTTTAATGAATTGGCAACTAGCGTTGATTACCTTGGGCTTAGTTCCAATCGCTGCACTGATCCTGGCACAGTTTCTCAGAAAAAATCAAAAGCTGTTTGGTCAAGTGCAAGAACGACTGGGAGACCTTAACGCAATCTTACAAGAAAATATCTTCGGTGTTCGTGTTGTCAAAGCCTTTGTCCGCGAACCTGTAGAAATGACACGCTACACACAGTTAAACAACGAATTGATCAAAGTAAGTATGCGGACGATCGCAGCAATTCGCAATGCGTTTCCGTGGATCTTTCTACTCAGTAACCTGATTACAGTTGTTGTTGTTGGTGTCGGTGGCATTCAAGTCATTGGCGGTACATTCTCGATTGGGGAATTAGTCGCGTTTAACTCCTACCTATTATTTATTCTCCAACCTATTTTACTAATTGGTTTTGCTGCTCCAGCGATCGCCCAAGCTGCTGCTTCTGCTGAACGAGTTTATGAAGTTGTCGATGCAGAAATTGAAATTCGCGATCGCCCTGGTGCTGTACCGTTTGAAAAATGCGGCGGTCGTATTACCTTTGAAAATGTCCATTTCCGCTATCCTGGGGCGACGACAGAAGCTCTTAAAGGCATTTCTTTTGAAACCAAACCTCAAGAATTAATTGCCATCCTTGGCATGACTGGTTCGGGTAAAAGTACGATCATGAATTTGATTCCTCGCTTCTATGATGTCACCGCAGGTGCAGTCAGAATTGATGGACGTGACGTCCGCGATTTTTCTTTAGAAAGCTTGCGATCGCACATCGGCATTGTCTTTCAAGAAACAACACTCTTTTCTGGTACGCTCCGCGATAATATTGCCTATGCTGCACCTGATGCTCCTCTAGAAAAAGTCATCAATGTTGCTAAAACTGCCCAAATTCACGACTTTATTGCTAGTTTACCCGACGGTTACGACACAATTGTCGGCGAACGAGGTGTGGGGCTATCAGGAGGACAAAAACAAAGAATTGCGATCGCGCGCACTCTTTTAACTAATTACCGGATTTTAATTCTCGATGACAGTACCTCCGCAGTTGATGCGAAAACTGCTGCTGATATTCAAGATGCTTTAGATGACTTAATGCGAGGCAAGACTTGCACGTCGTTTGTCATTGCCCAAAGAATCAGCACGATCCGCAACGCAGACCGCATTTTACTTATGGATAAAGGCCACTTAGTCGCCCAGGGAACTCATGAAGAGTTGATGCGTAACAGTAACCTTTACGGCTCAATTCTAGAATCGCAAATGAAGCAACCGACAGCAGCCTAA
- a CDS encoding 2-phosphosulfolactate phosphatase family protein, with translation MKLFIYHTPELTPEDKVPDCAIAVDVLRATTTIATVLAAGAEAVQVFSDLDQLIQVSEAWSAEKRLRAGERGGAKVAGFDMGNSPLDCTPERVQGRRLFISTTNGTRALQRVQHAAAVTAAAFINRAAVVKYIMAQQPEILWIVGSGWEGSFSLEDTACAGAIAHSIWQQTELPLEELAGNDEVMGAIALYTQWQNNLLGLFHHASHGKRLLRLECYEDLKYCAQTDIVDVLPLQQEPGVLKV, from the coding sequence GTGAAACTATTCATTTACCACACTCCCGAACTGACTCCAGAGGATAAAGTACCAGACTGTGCGATCGCAGTCGATGTACTACGTGCAACAACGACAATTGCTACTGTATTGGCAGCTGGCGCTGAAGCAGTGCAAGTGTTTAGCGATTTAGATCAGTTGATACAGGTAAGTGAAGCTTGGTCAGCCGAAAAAAGACTGCGAGCAGGAGAACGTGGCGGCGCTAAAGTAGCAGGCTTTGATATGGGCAACTCTCCTCTTGATTGTACACCAGAGCGCGTCCAAGGACGCCGATTGTTTATCAGTACAACGAACGGAACCCGCGCACTACAACGAGTACAACATGCTGCTGCTGTAACAGCTGCTGCTTTTATTAACCGTGCGGCTGTTGTCAAGTACATTATGGCTCAGCAACCAGAAATATTATGGATTGTGGGTTCTGGTTGGGAAGGAAGTTTTTCACTGGAAGATACAGCATGTGCTGGCGCGATCGCCCATAGTATTTGGCAGCAAACCGAATTACCTTTAGAAGAGTTAGCCGGAAACGATGAAGTTATGGGAGCGATCGCGCTTTATACCCAATGGCAAAATAATCTCTTAGGATTGTTTCATCATGCCAGTCATGGTAAGCGCTTACTCCGCTTGGAGTGTTACGAAGATCTAAAATACTGCGCTCAAACAGATATAGTCGATGTGCTGCCTTTACAACAAGAGCCAGGAGTTTTAAAAGTGTAA
- the infC gene encoding translation initiation factor IF-3, protein MIDKRKNRDLTLTNEQIRFPKIRVIDTDGAQLGLLSPREALQIAEEKELDLVLLSDKADPPVCRIMDYGKYKFEQEKKAREARKKQHTADVKEVKMRYKIEEHDYKVRVNQAQRFLKDGDKVKATVMFRGREIQHSDLAETLLKRMATDLEQVGEVQQAPKKEGKNMMMLIAPKK, encoded by the coding sequence GTGATTGACAAAAGAAAAAATCGCGATCTCACCTTAACTAACGAACAAATTCGCTTTCCCAAAATTCGGGTCATAGACACCGATGGAGCGCAACTTGGACTTCTATCGCCACGAGAAGCTTTGCAAATAGCAGAAGAGAAAGAGCTTGATCTCGTCCTCCTCAGCGACAAAGCCGATCCCCCTGTTTGTCGAATTATGGACTACGGCAAGTATAAATTCGAGCAAGAGAAAAAAGCACGGGAAGCTCGAAAAAAGCAGCATACTGCTGACGTCAAAGAAGTTAAGATGCGCTACAAGATTGAGGAACACGACTACAAAGTACGGGTTAACCAAGCACAGCGCTTTCTCAAAGATGGCGATAAAGTGAAAGCTACTGTGATGTTCCGAGGTCGTGAAATCCAACACAGCGACCTAGCGGAAACTTTGCTAAAACGGATGGCAACGGATTTAGAGCAAGTAGGAGAAGTCCAGCAAGCGCCGAAAAAAGAAGGTAAAAACATGATGATGCTAATAGCTCCGAAGAAGTAA
- a CDS encoding BON domain-containing protein, producing the protein MSWLKRLFGLDRPKNAPSFSTKPQPQAGATTQQVPPERMGLNGEYDQSGLAKRVALAFDQDSTIDDIDTLYVAQTGSTVVLKGRVPNQEILNKMVSVARGVHGATSVETNQVTIG; encoded by the coding sequence ATGAGTTGGCTAAAAAGACTTTTTGGACTTGATAGACCAAAGAACGCACCGTCTTTTAGTACAAAACCGCAACCGCAAGCAGGAGCTACTACCCAACAAGTTCCTCCTGAGCGCATGGGCTTAAATGGAGAATACGATCAAAGCGGTTTAGCAAAACGAGTCGCTTTAGCATTTGATCAAGATTCAACTATTGATGATATTGATACTCTGTATGTAGCACAAACAGGTAGCACAGTTGTCTTAAAAGGTAGAGTTCCCAATCAAGAAATTCTTAACAAGATGGTTTCAGTCGCACGAGGAGTTCACGGTGCAACCTCTGTAGAAACTAACCAAGTAACAATTGGCTAA
- a CDS encoding heavy-metal-associated domain-containing protein, with the protein MALKLNVPSIVCDGCAQTIRESINTMEPDAQVNVDVNAKTVTVESEASEETIKQAIVAAGHTVEGYQAG; encoded by the coding sequence ATGGCTCTTAAACTCAACGTTCCAAGTATTGTCTGTGATGGTTGTGCGCAAACAATTAGAGAATCTATCAATACAATGGAACCCGACGCGCAAGTCAATGTCGATGTCAACGCAAAGACAGTGACAGTAGAATCTGAAGCTTCTGAAGAAACCATCAAACAAGCGATCGTTGCTGCTGGTCACACAGTTGAAGGTTATCAAGCAGGTTAA